ATACATAGTAGGCCCCCAACGGTAGGGAAAATTAGTGCTGTAGTTATGGAAGTTTTGAAAGAAATACGCCCCCACAGTCAAGCTTTGCTCCACACCTCTTGTATAAAATTGGATCCCAAAATTTGGAGTTAGACGGGTTTTAAGATTGGTGTTAGTATTGACCCAATAAGGCGTTGAGCCTTCATGGTCCATGATGAACATATTGAAACCCAGATTGTATTTAAAAATATTCCAATCAAAAGCGTAAGAATTAACCGCCAACAAACAGACCAGAAAAGAATGTTTTAAAAAGGTGTTTATTGCCACTTGTTGCCCCTATGTCATCATTATTTTTGATAAAAAAGCTTATCTTGTAACAAATGGGTATTCTAGCACATCTAAAAATATTTTTCTTTAGATTTAATATAAAATGGCGTTTATTTCATGTTAGAATAGCCGTCATGATATTACTACACACTAACTAAAAAAGGAAATTTTAATGGAATTAGGAAATAAAAATATAAAACCCGGTCGCAAGCGTGTCGCTGTAGATGAGTTGAAACGCAATTTTTCAGTTACTTTTTATCTCTCTAAAGATGAGCATGATGTTTTAAGACGACTAGCGGATGGAGAAGTAGAAAGCGTTAATTCCTTTGTCAAACGCCACATTTTAAAAACAATCATTTATAAAAAAGGCACTAACCAAGATCCTTCTATCAATTATGATTCTTCTAGTAGGCTTTAAGCCT
The Helicobacter pylori genome window above contains:
- a CDS encoding ribbon-helix-helix domain-containing protein, with protein sequence MELGNKNIKPGRKRVAVDELKRNFSVTFYLSKDEHDVLRRLADGEVESVNSFVKRHILKTIIYKKGTNQDPSINYDSSSRL